In one Actinomyces trachealis genomic region, the following are encoded:
- a CDS encoding AMP-binding enzyme produces the protein MTKPAPRPLVLVTGGTNPDDVAHLRALLAERLTVRGLLGSTGGGAGAATQGLPLLVPVAPGEASDSVREELAARLAESSTFPRADLLLRTSGSTTGSGSLVAVSARALVASARATHRRLSGPGVWVLALPAHHVAGLQVLVRSVLAGGEPVVVDASGGFSTAALYAGLEQGLAQAGGGPVYTSLVPTQVYDALADAKCAAVLSRLSAVLVGGADISTSLLGQAQAVGVPVVRTYGMSETGGGCVYDGLPLEGVRLRIDTPEADGVGRVVLAGPVLAEGYAAASGSTVFKTGADGLPEVLTSDLGCLRSNADGTQRLVVLGRVDDLIVTGGVKVRPQEVEAVLLSLPGVARACVVGVPHERWGSAVTAVVVPKPGVAADQAWCDGLRQAARKSLPGPQAPKQVLAADQLPMRGPGKIDRRGVAEWVLVSSQ, from the coding sequence GTGACTAAACCCGCACCCCGTCCCCTCGTGCTTGTCACCGGTGGCACGAACCCCGACGACGTCGCTCACCTGCGTGCGCTGCTGGCTGAGCGCCTCACCGTCCGGGGGCTGCTGGGCAGCACTGGTGGGGGAGCGGGCGCTGCGACGCAGGGGCTGCCGCTGCTGGTACCGGTGGCCCCAGGCGAGGCGAGCGACTCGGTGCGCGAGGAACTGGCTGCACGCCTGGCTGAATCCTCCACCTTCCCGCGGGCTGACCTGCTGTTGCGCACCTCCGGCTCCACCACCGGCAGCGGTTCCCTGGTGGCTGTAAGCGCCCGTGCGCTGGTGGCCTCCGCGCGCGCAACGCACAGGCGGCTCAGCGGCCCCGGCGTCTGGGTACTGGCTTTACCTGCTCACCACGTAGCCGGGTTGCAGGTGCTGGTGCGCTCCGTCTTGGCTGGGGGGGAGCCGGTGGTCGTTGATGCCAGCGGCGGCTTTAGCACAGCGGCTCTATACGCGGGCCTGGAGCAGGGGCTCGCCCAGGCCGGTGGTGGGCCCGTCTACACCTCCCTGGTGCCCACCCAGGTCTACGATGCGCTGGCCGATGCCAAGTGCGCCGCTGTCCTGTCCCGCCTAAGCGCGGTGCTCGTGGGGGGAGCGGATATCAGCACCAGCCTGCTCGGCCAGGCGCAGGCGGTGGGGGTGCCTGTGGTGCGCACCTACGGCATGTCAGAGACCGGTGGTGGCTGCGTCTACGACGGCCTACCCCTTGAAGGGGTCCGCCTGCGGATTGACACCCCGGAGGCCGATGGCGTGGGGCGAGTGGTGCTTGCGGGCCCGGTCCTGGCTGAGGGCTACGCTGCCGCCAGCGGTAGCACCGTTTTTAAGACGGGTGCGGATGGGCTGCCGGAGGTACTCACCAGCGACCTGGGCTGTCTGCGAAGCAACGCGGATGGTACGCAGCGCTTAGTGGTGCTGGGCCGGGTCGATGACCTGATCGTCACTGGTGGGGTCAAGGTGCGGCCCCAGGAGGTGGAGGCTGTGCTGTTGTCCCTGCCGGGGGTGGCGCGGGCCTGTGTGGTGGGGGTGCCGCACGAGCGCTGGGGGAGCGCGGTCACCGCTGTCGTCGTGCCAAAGCCGGGGGTTGCAGCTGACCAAGCGTGGTGCGACGGACTGCGGCAAGCCGCCCGTAAGAGTCTCCCTGGGCCACAAGCGCCCAAGCAGGTACTGGCCGCCGACCAGCTGCCTATGCGCGGCCCCGGCAAGATCGACCGGCGCGGCGTAGCCGAATGGGTGTTGGTGAGCAGCCAGTGA
- a CDS encoding sigma-70 family RNA polymerase sigma factor, which translates to MVRVAGRDQQAFAELYDRWSARLLALAMQVLVDRAQSEEVLQEVFLELWRRAGSYDPARGSVRAWLVTLTRRRAIDRVRSSQAARERDLRWQPSLPDTDLTVQQVEDNLEGEAVRQALRAVGEPHRSTLVLAYFTELTHSQIAAHTGVPLGTVKTRIRDGITKLRAHMGVEL; encoded by the coding sequence ATGGTGCGGGTCGCGGGACGGGACCAGCAAGCCTTCGCTGAGCTATACGACCGTTGGTCCGCCCGGCTCCTGGCCCTGGCGATGCAGGTGCTGGTGGATCGGGCCCAGAGCGAGGAAGTACTGCAGGAGGTCTTCCTGGAACTCTGGCGGCGGGCAGGCTCCTACGATCCGGCGCGCGGTTCGGTGCGGGCCTGGCTGGTCACCCTGACCCGCCGCCGCGCCATTGACCGAGTCCGTTCTAGTCAGGCCGCACGGGAGCGTGACCTGCGCTGGCAGCCCTCCCTGCCGGATACGGACCTGACCGTGCAGCAGGTGGAGGACAACCTGGAGGGTGAGGCGGTGCGTCAGGCCCTGCGGGCGGTCGGGGAGCCGCACCGCTCCACCCTGGTATTGGCATATTTCACAGAACTCACACACAGTCAGATCGCTGCGCACACCGGCGTGCCCCTGGGCACGGTCAAGACCCGCATCCGGGACGGGATCACGAAGCTACGTGCACACATGGGAGTGGAGCTATGA
- a CDS encoding 1,4-dihydroxy-2-naphthoyl-CoA synthase has protein sequence MTYPLPSRVSEIFDPTRWREVEGFPNRCPQPGGLTDVTYHRGCERDAAGKWLRDLPVMRVALDRPELRNAFRPHTVDELYRVLDHARMSGDVGAVVLTGNGPSPKDGGWGFCSGGDQRIRGRDGYHYEGAPGQAPMDLPQAEDHDAEVAARRSRIDAARAGRLHILEVQRLIRTMPKVVIAAVSGWAAGGGHSLNVVCDLSLASLEHARFKQTDANVGSFDAGYGSALLARQVGDKRAREIFFLARTYDAATAERWGVVNEVVPHAELEERALEWAVMVASKSPQAIRMLKLAFNLADDGLAGQQVFAGEATRLAYMTDEAVEGRDAFLQRREPDWSPFPYYF, from the coding sequence ATGACCTACCCGCTACCCAGCCGCGTCTCCGAGATCTTTGACCCGACCCGTTGGCGGGAGGTGGAGGGCTTCCCCAACCGCTGCCCGCAGCCGGGCGGGCTGACTGACGTGACCTATCACCGGGGCTGTGAGCGGGACGCGGCCGGGAAGTGGCTGCGTGACCTGCCGGTGATGCGGGTGGCCCTGGACCGCCCCGAGTTGCGCAACGCCTTTCGCCCGCACACGGTGGACGAGCTCTACCGGGTGCTGGACCACGCACGTATGAGCGGGGACGTGGGCGCCGTCGTCCTGACCGGTAACGGCCCCTCCCCCAAGGACGGCGGCTGGGGCTTCTGCTCAGGCGGGGACCAGCGCATCCGGGGCCGCGACGGATACCACTATGAGGGCGCTCCCGGCCAGGCCCCGATGGACCTGCCGCAGGCGGAGGACCACGACGCCGAGGTGGCGGCCCGCCGCTCCCGGATCGACGCCGCCCGCGCGGGCAGGCTGCACATCCTGGAGGTGCAGCGGCTGATCCGCACCATGCCCAAGGTGGTTATCGCCGCCGTCAGTGGCTGGGCGGCGGGCGGCGGGCACTCCTTGAACGTGGTGTGCGACCTGTCACTGGCCAGCCTGGAGCACGCGCGTTTCAAGCAGACTGACGCGAACGTGGGCAGCTTCGATGCGGGCTACGGCTCGGCCCTGCTGGCCCGCCAGGTGGGTGACAAGCGGGCGCGGGAGATATTCTTCTTGGCCCGCACCTACGACGCCGCCACCGCTGAACGCTGGGGGGTGGTTAACGAGGTGGTGCCGCATGCCGAGCTGGAGGAGCGGGCCCTGGAGTGGGCGGTCATGGTGGCCTCCAAGTCCCCCCAAGCGATCCGCATGCTCAAGTTGGCCTTCAACCTGGCCGACGATGGCCTGGCGGGCCAGCAGGTCTTTGCCGGGGAGGCCACCCGCCTGGCCTATATGACTGACGAGGCAGTGGAGGGCCGGGACGCCTTCCTGCAGCGCCGCGAGCCGGACTGGTCGCCTTTCCCCTACTACTTCTGA
- a CDS encoding PLD nuclease N-terminal domain-containing protein, whose protein sequence is MRVVLIVLVIALTLYAVLDCARTPSESLPQPLPKPIWLLVIILFSVVGPVAWIITSRVKAAEDRGGMVERSVWSSQEGISFQRRGRQPQRRALGPDDDPEFLRNLEQDIRRRKYHPKEDDGQQDRGPTGPQGPTGQ, encoded by the coding sequence ATGCGCGTGGTCCTGATTGTTCTTGTGATAGCCCTGACGCTTTACGCCGTCCTGGACTGCGCCCGCACGCCCAGCGAGTCCTTACCCCAGCCCCTCCCCAAGCCCATCTGGCTGCTGGTCATCATCCTGTTCTCAGTGGTGGGGCCGGTGGCCTGGATCATCACCTCCCGCGTTAAGGCAGCTGAGGATCGGGGCGGCATGGTGGAGCGCAGCGTATGGTCCTCGCAGGAGGGCATCAGCTTTCAGCGACGTGGGCGCCAGCCGCAGCGTCGTGCCCTGGGGCCCGACGACGACCCCGAGTTCCTCCGCAACCTGGAGCAGGACATTCGGCGTCGCAAGTACCACCCGAAGGAGGACGACGGGCAGCAGGACCGTGGCCCCACAGGGCCGCAGGGGCCGACTGGCCAATGA
- a CDS encoding 1,4-dihydroxy-2-naphthoate polyprenyltransferase, which produces MNSQSQPSSQAATSKAAQSAATSWAEVVRLRTLPAAVAPILLGSGAAAALGGFSLLRSLLAAGVALALQIGSNLANDYSDGVRGTDDDRTGPPRLTASGQVNPKRVKYAAFGCFGLAGLLGVTLLALSGQWWWLLLGLAAVAAAWFYTGGSHPYGYAGLGEVFVFLFFGLMATVGTTYVQVATAPGWLWLAACGIGLSACSLLMVNNLRDIHTDPAHGKITLAVRLGEARARRAFIMLVLLPVPLALAALSWARWASHPGDAHPLGAGLQLLLVLVVLGVFAWRATRTVRSGASGRALIPVLRDAGLFELVYGVVVGLALALLTAA; this is translated from the coding sequence ATGAACAGCCAGTCCCAGCCCAGCAGCCAGGCTGCCACCTCCAAGGCCGCCCAGTCGGCGGCCACCAGCTGGGCCGAGGTGGTGCGGCTGCGCACCCTGCCAGCAGCAGTGGCCCCAATACTGCTGGGATCTGGGGCCGCAGCCGCCCTGGGAGGCTTCTCGCTGCTGCGCAGCCTCCTAGCCGCTGGCGTGGCCCTAGCCCTGCAGATCGGCTCCAACCTGGCCAACGACTACTCCGACGGCGTCCGTGGCACCGACGACGACCGCACCGGGCCGCCGCGCCTGACCGCCTCCGGGCAGGTGAATCCCAAGCGGGTCAAGTACGCAGCCTTCGGCTGCTTCGGTCTGGCTGGGCTGCTGGGGGTGACGCTGCTGGCCCTGTCCGGCCAGTGGTGGTGGCTGCTGCTGGGGCTGGCTGCGGTGGCTGCCGCCTGGTTCTACACCGGAGGCAGCCACCCCTACGGCTACGCCGGATTGGGGGAGGTGTTCGTCTTCCTGTTCTTCGGCCTCATGGCCACCGTGGGCACTACCTACGTGCAGGTGGCGACGGCACCGGGCTGGCTGTGGCTGGCGGCCTGCGGCATTGGCCTGAGCGCCTGCTCCCTGCTCATGGTCAACAACCTGCGCGACATCCACACCGACCCGGCCCACGGCAAGATCACCTTGGCGGTGCGCCTGGGGGAGGCCCGTGCCCGCCGGGCTTTCATAATGCTGGTGCTTCTCCCAGTGCCCCTGGCGCTCGCGGCCCTGAGCTGGGCCCGCTGGGCCTCCCATCCTGGCGACGCTCATCCCCTGGGAGCGGGGCTGCAGTTGCTCCTGGTGCTGGTGGTGCTGGGCGTCTTTGCCTGGCGTGCTACCCGCACAGTGCGTTCCGGTGCCAGTGGTCGCGCCCTGATCCCCGTGCTGCGCGACGCTGGCTTGTTTGAGCTGGTCTACGGCGTTGTCGTGGGGCTGGCGCTGGCCCTGCTCACCGCCGCCTGA
- a CDS encoding citrate synthase, whose protein sequence is MTEQSTDTSKLDFPGTLTVGSASLELPRTLATDGSDGLGVGKLLGSTGLVTLDPGFTNTAACTSEITYIDGAAGILRYRGYPIAELAKSSSFLEVAYLLIHGELPDKETFEQFDRRVARHRLLHEDFRSFFTSFPSSGHPMAILQAGIAGLATYYEDTLNPYDPYECELATVLLLSKMPTMISYIARRAIGLPLLYPDPKRGYVEDFLNMTFGMPYQAPEIDPVVVRALDMLLILHADHEQNCSTSTVRLVGSADANMYASVSAGVGALSGPLHGGANEAVLRMLDRIESEGISTAEFVRKVKDREDGVRLMGFGHRVYKNYDPRAALVKDAAHDVLMRLGSSDGDRKLDIAMELEEVALNDDYFVSRKLYPNVDFYTGLIYQAMGFPTKMFTPLFALGRLPGWIAQYREMIADPAKRIGRPRQVYTGQTERHYIAMHRRKHAAEYPGVRPGSSVDRVNRV, encoded by the coding sequence ATGACTGAACAGAGCACCGACACGAGCAAGCTCGACTTCCCCGGCACCCTGACGGTGGGGTCAGCCAGCCTGGAGCTGCCTCGCACCCTGGCCACTGACGGCTCCGATGGCCTGGGCGTAGGTAAGCTCCTGGGCTCCACCGGCCTGGTCACCCTGGACCCTGGCTTCACCAACACTGCCGCCTGCACCTCAGAGATCACCTATATCGACGGCGCCGCCGGCATCCTGCGCTACCGCGGTTACCCGATCGCCGAGCTGGCCAAGTCCTCCTCCTTCCTGGAGGTCGCCTACCTGCTGATTCACGGTGAACTGCCTGACAAGGAGACCTTTGAGCAGTTCGACCGGCGGGTGGCCCGCCACCGTCTCCTGCACGAAGACTTCCGTAGCTTCTTCACCTCCTTCCCCTCCTCCGGGCATCCGATGGCCATCCTCCAGGCAGGCATCGCAGGCCTGGCGACCTACTATGAGGACACCCTCAACCCCTACGACCCCTACGAGTGCGAACTGGCCACCGTGCTGCTGCTCAGCAAGATGCCGACGATGATCTCCTACATCGCCCGGCGTGCCATCGGCCTGCCACTGCTCTACCCGGATCCCAAGCGCGGCTACGTGGAGGACTTCCTCAACATGACCTTCGGGATGCCCTATCAGGCCCCGGAGATCGACCCGGTGGTGGTGCGCGCCCTGGACATGCTGCTGATCCTGCACGCCGACCACGAGCAGAACTGCTCCACCTCCACCGTCCGCCTGGTCGGCTCGGCGGACGCCAATATGTACGCCTCCGTGTCCGCCGGGGTGGGTGCCCTCTCTGGCCCGCTGCACGGCGGCGCCAACGAGGCGGTGCTACGCATGCTGGACCGGATCGAGTCGGAAGGCATCAGCACCGCCGAGTTCGTCCGCAAGGTCAAAGACCGGGAAGACGGCGTGCGCCTCATGGGCTTCGGGCACCGCGTCTACAAGAACTACGACCCGCGCGCCGCCCTAGTGAAGGACGCCGCCCACGACGTCCTCATGCGCCTGGGCTCCTCCGACGGCGACCGCAAGCTAGACATTGCCATGGAGTTGGAGGAAGTCGCCCTGAATGACGACTACTTCGTCTCCCGCAAGCTCTACCCCAATGTGGACTTCTACACCGGCCTGATCTACCAGGCCATGGGCTTCCCCACCAAGATGTTCACCCCGCTGTTCGCCCTGGGACGCCTACCCGGCTGGATCGCCCAGTACCGGGAGATGATCGCCGACCCCGCCAAGCGCATCGGCCGCCCCCGCCAGGTCTACACCGGCCAGACCGAGCGGCACTACATCGCCATGCACCGACGCAAGCATGCCGCTGAGTACCCGGGGGTCCGTCCCGGCTCCAGCGTGGACCGCGTCAACCGCGTCTAA
- a CDS encoding cytochrome c biogenesis protein CcdA, translating into MTSLVLIGLLGGLITAISPCILPVLPVILVSGGVTEPEQEKSTKSASPAGGSGNSLGFKDATGLIGLSSSSGDTATTKPAPAGKARSSRPYLVVAGLVVSFTFFTLLGSTILSLLHLPQDFIRWAGIVLLALIGVAMIFPTLMHVLERPFERFGRVGGGGPSNGFLLGLVLGAAYVPCAGPVLATVAVAGSTGKIGLDTVVLAVSFGLGTAIPLLGFALAGREVASRVAAFRTRQRAIRVTAGVLMIALAGALVLDLPAVLQRALPDYTKEAQASTDRLLHSSAVCRDGADELGECGDLPDIVEPIAWLNTPDGAPLPNVNETGKVTLVDFYAYSCINCQRSVPGIQKLHETYKDSGLQVIGVHSPEYAFEKEVENVKKGSDNLGITYPVAVDSNLTTWESFDNHYWPAHYLADSKGQLRQLHFGEGGEATLEKLIRTLLHEADPNASLPEPVFTSDDPAVLGNRSPETYLGSDRVTRVAGAPIIPGTHDYEFPESMPRDTIALQGKWHVEGQHITPEGGPAKLRLNWHGKQANLVTSGQGELRWTFNGKSGSMQVPEVPNRLALVDEQEQVSGILEIEVPQGVQLYSFTFG; encoded by the coding sequence ATGACCAGCTTGGTGCTAATCGGTTTACTGGGAGGGTTGATCACCGCCATATCCCCGTGCATCCTCCCGGTGCTGCCAGTGATCCTGGTGTCTGGTGGGGTCACTGAGCCTGAACAGGAGAAGTCAACCAAGTCAGCTTCCCCGGCGGGAGGCTCCGGCAACAGCCTCGGTTTCAAGGACGCCACCGGGCTGATCGGCCTGTCTAGCTCCAGTGGTGACACGGCCACCACTAAGCCCGCCCCCGCAGGAAAGGCCCGCAGCTCCCGCCCCTACCTGGTGGTGGCCGGACTGGTCGTCTCCTTCACCTTCTTCACCCTGCTGGGTTCCACGATCCTCAGCCTGCTGCACCTGCCCCAGGACTTCATCCGCTGGGCCGGGATCGTGCTGCTCGCCCTGATCGGCGTCGCCATGATCTTCCCCACACTGATGCACGTGCTGGAGCGGCCCTTCGAGCGCTTTGGCCGCGTCGGTGGCGGCGGCCCCTCCAACGGCTTCCTGCTGGGCCTAGTGCTTGGTGCCGCCTACGTCCCCTGCGCAGGACCAGTCCTGGCCACCGTCGCCGTAGCCGGTTCCACCGGCAAGATCGGCCTAGACACGGTGGTGCTTGCCGTTTCCTTCGGCCTGGGCACCGCGATCCCGCTACTCGGATTCGCCCTGGCCGGGCGTGAGGTGGCCTCCCGTGTGGCCGCCTTCCGCACCCGTCAGCGCGCCATCCGCGTCACCGCCGGGGTGCTGATGATCGCCCTGGCCGGAGCCCTGGTGCTGGACTTGCCAGCCGTCCTGCAGCGGGCCCTGCCCGACTACACCAAGGAAGCCCAAGCCTCCACCGACCGCCTCCTGCACTCCTCCGCCGTCTGCCGGGACGGCGCCGATGAGCTCGGCGAGTGCGGGGACCTGCCCGACATCGTGGAGCCTATCGCCTGGCTCAACACTCCCGATGGCGCCCCCCTGCCTAACGTCAACGAAACCGGCAAGGTCACCCTGGTCGACTTCTACGCCTACTCCTGCATCAACTGCCAGCGCTCCGTGCCCGGCATCCAGAAGCTTCACGAGACCTACAAGGACTCTGGCCTGCAAGTGATCGGCGTCCACTCCCCGGAGTACGCCTTCGAGAAGGAGGTTGAGAACGTCAAGAAGGGTTCCGACAATCTCGGCATCACCTACCCGGTCGCTGTCGACTCCAACCTGACCACTTGGGAGAGCTTCGACAACCACTACTGGCCCGCCCACTACCTGGCGGACAGCAAGGGCCAGCTACGCCAACTGCACTTCGGTGAAGGCGGCGAGGCCACCCTGGAGAAACTCATCCGCACGCTCCTGCACGAAGCTGACCCCAACGCCAGCCTGCCTGAGCCGGTCTTCACCAGCGACGACCCCGCCGTCCTAGGGAACCGCAGCCCTGAGACCTACCTGGGGTCCGACCGGGTGACCCGCGTGGCCGGAGCCCCGATCATTCCGGGCACCCACGACTACGAGTTCCCCGAGTCCATGCCGCGAGACACCATCGCCTTGCAGGGCAAGTGGCACGTCGAGGGCCAGCACATCACCCCTGAGGGCGGACCCGCCAAGCTGCGCCTGAACTGGCACGGCAAGCAAGCCAACCTCGTGACCTCCGGCCAGGGCGAGCTGCGCTGGACCTTCAACGGTAAGTCCGGCTCCATGCAGGTGCCCGAGGTACCCAACAGGCTCGCCCTCGTTGACGAGCAGGAGCAGGTCTCCGGAATCCTGGAGATCGAGGTCCCCCAGGGTGTCCAGCTCTACTCCTTCACCTTTGGATGA
- a CDS encoding histidine phosphatase family protein produces the protein MTRTTIHLMRHGEVHNPEGVLYGRMPGYHLSGLGRQMAEQVAETLSASGHDITAVITSPLERAQESGAPTAAAFGLKPITDARLIEAGNRFEGVAVNRNRWVLARPEYWPLYVNPLRPSWGEPYTEMVARMRDAVAAAIPVAAGHEALVVSHQLPIWALRLFLEGRPLAHDPRRRQCSLASLTSLTFEDRTLVGLAYWEPAGDLLRRAEDMVPGASAAAAKIGQARSVGDVYARPAVAEPAPAAAAYGTKPTVPEQNVPEQNVPEQNVPGQAE, from the coding sequence ATGACGCGCACCACCATCCACCTCATGCGCCACGGTGAGGTCCACAACCCTGAGGGTGTTCTCTACGGTCGCATGCCCGGCTACCACCTCTCCGGCCTGGGCCGCCAGATGGCGGAGCAGGTGGCCGAGACCCTCTCCGCCTCCGGCCATGACATCACCGCCGTCATCACCTCCCCCCTGGAGCGCGCCCAGGAGTCTGGTGCCCCCACCGCCGCCGCTTTTGGCCTGAAACCCATCACGGACGCCCGTCTGATAGAGGCCGGGAACCGCTTTGAGGGGGTGGCCGTCAACCGTAACCGCTGGGTCCTGGCCCGCCCCGAATACTGGCCCCTCTATGTCAACCCTTTGCGCCCCAGCTGGGGTGAGCCGTACACGGAGATGGTGGCCCGCATGCGCGACGCTGTCGCCGCCGCCATACCGGTGGCTGCGGGACACGAAGCGCTCGTCGTCTCCCACCAGCTGCCCATCTGGGCGCTGCGCCTATTCCTGGAGGGCCGACCCCTGGCCCACGACCCGCGCCGTCGCCAGTGCTCCCTGGCCTCCCTGACCTCCCTCACCTTCGAGGACCGCACCCTGGTAGGCCTGGCCTACTGGGAGCCCGCCGGGGATCTGCTGCGCCGCGCCGAGGACATGGTGCCCGGCGCCTCCGCCGCAGCCGCCAAGATCGGGCAGGCAAGAAGTGTGGGCGACGTCTACGCCCGCCCCGCCGTCGCCGAGCCCGCCCCGGCTGCCGCAGCATACGGGACTAAGCCCACCGTGCCAGAACAGAACGTGCCAGAACAGAACGTGCCAGAACAGAACGTGCCAGGGCAGGCCGAGTGA
- the dapD gene encoding 2,3,4,5-tetrahydropyridine-2,6-dicarboxylate N-succinyltransferase → MTRSAWGLGLATVTDDGNTLDVWYPRPILGDEPEDGQADIRATLSAMECRDEARGVHTTVVRTWSDLDDVPQTVAGAYLRLHVLSHRLSQPNTVNLDGLVSRLPNVVWTAAGPCATEDFEATRMRLRARLGHPVQVLSVDKFPRMTDYVTPSGVRIGNAASVRLGAYLAAGTTVMHTGFVNFNAGTLGRSMVEGRISQGVVIGDGSDVGGGASTMGTLSGGGRQRVALGKRCLLGANSGLGIPLGDDCVVEAGLYLTAGTRVSLIPEGGVVPGSHGLFREPRVVPARDLAGASNVLFRRNSQSGAVEAMARGGKPIELKEALRSS, encoded by the coding sequence ATGACACGCAGCGCTTGGGGCCTGGGACTGGCCACCGTGACCGATGACGGCAATACCCTGGATGTTTGGTATCCGCGCCCGATACTGGGTGACGAGCCTGAGGATGGACAGGCTGATATACGCGCCACCCTGTCCGCCATGGAGTGCCGGGATGAGGCGCGCGGCGTGCACACCACGGTGGTGCGTACCTGGTCGGACCTGGACGACGTCCCCCAGACCGTTGCGGGCGCCTACCTGCGCCTGCATGTGCTCTCCCACCGTCTGAGCCAGCCCAACACGGTGAATCTAGACGGCCTGGTTTCGCGCCTGCCCAACGTCGTGTGGACCGCTGCGGGCCCCTGTGCCACCGAGGACTTTGAGGCCACCCGGATGCGCTTGCGCGCCCGCCTGGGCCACCCCGTGCAGGTGCTCTCCGTGGACAAGTTCCCCCGCATGACCGACTATGTGACGCCGTCGGGCGTGCGCATCGGCAACGCGGCGAGTGTGCGCCTGGGCGCCTACCTGGCTGCGGGCACCACCGTCATGCACACTGGCTTCGTCAACTTCAACGCCGGGACGCTGGGCCGCTCCATGGTTGAGGGGCGCATCTCCCAGGGCGTGGTGATTGGTGACGGCTCCGACGTCGGCGGCGGTGCCTCCACCATGGGCACGCTCTCTGGCGGTGGGCGCCAACGGGTGGCTTTGGGGAAGCGTTGCCTGCTGGGAGCCAACTCCGGCCTGGGTATTCCGCTGGGTGACGACTGTGTGGTTGAGGCTGGCTTGTACCTGACGGCGGGCACCAGGGTCTCCTTGATCCCCGAGGGCGGGGTGGTTCCCGGTAGCCACGGGCTGTTCCGTGAGCCGCGCGTGGTTCCGGCCCGCGACCTGGCGGGGGCCTCGAATGTGTTGTTCCGCCGCAACTCACAGTCTGGTGCTGTGGAGGCGATGGCGCGCGGGGGCAAACCGATTGAGTTGAAGGAGGCGTTGCGCAGCAGCTGA
- a CDS encoding anti-sigma factor: MSTEDKAYDVRQPARADGLLHLAGSGDDAALTAQLEADETLAALGASLRPVQPSPELRARLLAQVSEAAAQEAREAQVVGLSSRRRRLGAVLRVAASVALLATGVGIGRWSTLDALAPTEHFAHLNQAQDVHRVTDTMPDGHIATLTWSEDMSMTALSLPDQMMDAAAGASLQVWLRKGGELRSLGLYDPAKGTGFTFLDLMPEVQAQVFITLEPKGGSVQPTGEPLVTFDVNADGTTSRKPTVQPTTTSQA, from the coding sequence ATGAGCACTGAGGACAAGGCTTACGACGTGAGGCAGCCTGCACGTGCAGACGGCCTGCTACACCTGGCTGGAAGCGGCGACGACGCCGCACTGACCGCCCAACTGGAGGCTGACGAGACGCTGGCGGCCCTAGGCGCCTCCTTGCGCCCGGTACAGCCGTCCCCAGAGCTGCGTGCGCGGCTGCTGGCGCAGGTATCCGAGGCGGCGGCCCAGGAGGCGCGGGAGGCGCAGGTGGTGGGGCTGTCCTCCAGACGCCGTCGGCTGGGGGCGGTTCTGCGGGTGGCGGCAAGCGTGGCCTTGCTGGCCACCGGTGTAGGCATCGGGCGCTGGAGCACCCTGGATGCGCTGGCCCCCACCGAGCATTTCGCGCACCTGAACCAGGCACAGGATGTCCACCGCGTCACCGACACCATGCCGGACGGGCATATCGCCACCCTCACCTGGTCTGAGGACATGAGCATGACGGCGCTCAGCCTGCCCGACCAGATGATGGACGCCGCCGCCGGGGCCAGCTTGCAGGTGTGGCTGCGCAAGGGTGGGGAGCTGCGCTCCCTGGGGCTTTACGACCCGGCCAAGGGCACAGGTTTTACTTTCCTGGACCTCATGCCGGAGGTGCAGGCGCAGGTCTTCATCACCCTGGAGCCCAAGGGCGGTTCCGTGCAGCCCACCGGTGAGCCGCTGGTGACCTTCGACGTGAACGCCGACGGCACCACCAGCCGTAAGCCGACCGTCCAACCCACCACAACCAGCCAGGCCTGA